The genomic segment GGAAACCGAACTGGGTCTTGACCGGAGTGTCGGTCATCTTGCCCTTGGACAAGGCCACCAGAGCGTCCGAGAACTCTTTCACGTAGCTGCTGGCGTTGGCCCAATCGAGGTCACCACCATTGGCACCGGAGCCTGGGTCTTTGGAGTTCTTTTTGGCCAGATCTTCAAACTTGGCGCCTTTTTTCAGCTGCGCAATCAGGGCCTTGGCCTGGTCTTCTTTTTCCACCAGGATATGGCGGGCGCGGTACTCTTTGCCTGCGTTGGCCGAGGCAAATTTGTCGTACTCAGCCTTGGTTTCTTCGTCGGTGACCGGGTTCTTTTTCTGGAAATCGGCAAACAACTCGCGGATCAGGATGGACTGGCGGGTCAGGTCGAGCTGATTTTTGTAGTCATCCGTCGCGTCCAGGCCGCGTGCTTGCGCTTCTTGCACAAAAATTTCGCGAGCGATGATTTCCTCGCGCATCTGGCCTTGCATTTCAGGCGTCACAGGGCGGCCGGAGCGGGCGACCTGTTGGGCCAGGGCTTCCATGCGCGCAGTGGGAACTGCCTTGCCGTTCACGATGGCAATGTTCTGCGCCACAGCGCCTTGGGAGACCGCCATCAGGCTGGCTACAGCCAAGGAGGACAAAATGTGCTTCTTCATACCGTTTCCTTCAGGAATGCTTAAATCTTAGTGTTGCCAGAGGGCGAGGCTTCGGCCTCAATGGCCAAGGCATGAAGGCCTTGATCAATGAAATCTTGCAACGAATCATACACAAGGCGATGCCGTGCTACGCGGCTCAAACCGGTAAATAAAGGTGAAGCAATCCGCACCCGGAAATGGGTGCCGACACCGCTGTCATTGGCACCCACATGGCCGGCATGCTGGTAGCTTTCATCGATCACTTCGAGGCGCAGCGGCTGCAATTTGGCCTGCAACCGCTGCTCCAGGTTGTGGGCAGTAGGATCCAGGGCGCTCATGGCTTGGGGGGCTCCTCGGGTGCGCTATCGCCCTTGAGATAAGGCGAAATGTAGAGGCCCTGGCCAATCAAAAAGGCCAGAGGGAACACATAACCCCAGAGTTTGAAATTGGCCCACGCGTCTTCGCTGAAATACGCGGCGACATACCCATTGCTGATCGCCATGAACAGGGTGTATCCGATCCAGGCGATATTGAGCTTGTGCCACACCGGGTCGGGGAGCTCCAACTGGCTGCCCAACATGGACTTCAAGAAGTTGATCTTCATGCCCCATACCGCCACAGCCAGCGCAATCGCCATGCCCGCGTACAGCACGGTGGGCTTCCACATGATGAAGCGCTTGTCGTGCAAGAGCAGCGTGATGCCGCCGAACACAAGAATCATGCCCAAGGTGATCTTGTGCATGGTGGTGAGCTTTTTGTCGATCCAATAAATGATCGCCATTTGCGCCACGGTGGCAGCCATCAGCACCGGCGTGGCGAAATAAATCGCTTCGTCTTTGCTGATGCCGAAGGTGTCATGCAGCTTGTAAGCCGCAAAGAACAAGAGGATGGGGATGAAGTCGAGAAGTGTTTTCATTTGGGCGTGAAGTGTAGCGAGGCCGAGTTCATGCAGTAGCGCAAACCGGTGTCGGTAGGGCCATCGGGGAACACATGCCCCAAGTGAGCGCCGCACTGGCTGCACACCGTCTCAACCCGCACCATGCCGTGACTGCGGTCGGTGATTTCGGTGATCGCGCCCGGAATCGCGAGCGAAAAGCTGGGCCAGCCGCAATGCGCGTCAAACTTAGTGCCGGAGTCAAACAGCTTGGCGCTGCAGCACATGCAGTGGTAGCTGCCGTCCGCCCAGTGGGCCTCAAACTTGCCGGTGAAAGGCCGCTCGGTGGCGGCGTGGCGAGTCACCTGAAACGCGACCGGCTCCGCGCCTTTTTCTGCGAGCAGGGCTTTCCACTCAACGTCGGTTTTTTGGATAGGGAAGGTCATGGGGGCTCCTAGGGTAGATGAATGCAAGGCAGCGCTGAAAGTTCAGGAGCTGCAGCTGATGGAAATCTGCGCGGCCCAGTCGGGCGGAAAGCCGGCCCAGGCCTCGAACTCCGGATGTTCGTCGTGCGGCGTCTCCAACACTTTCAGCAACTCAGCGACCACGCTGAAATCCTTTTGCCGGGCCGCTTGGATGGCTTGCTCTCCCAAGTGGTTGCGCAGCACATATTTGGGGTTGGTTTTGAGCATCAAATCCGCTGCGAGCGCTCGTGGATGTTGCGCGAGCAGCTCCGAATAAGATAGCAACCATGCGTCAAAGCCGGCTCTGTCCAGGAACAGGTCGCGCACCGAATCAGCAGCTGCCGCCGAGTCAGCGCCCCAATAGCTGAGGCGCCGCCAAAAGATGGTGAAGTCGACTTTGTCGGCTGCCAGCAAATTCAGGATGCCTTCAATGACCGGCTTCTGGGCCTCTTGCACCTCGGTAAAACCGAGCTTGGCCGCCATGCGGCGGGCAAACGCCTGCGGGTACAGGTCCTTAAAAGTTTCGAGGGCGGCAATGGCGTGTTCCTGCTCGTCAATCAGCGGCATCATGGCCTGGCCCAAACAAAACAGGTTCCAGTACGCCACATTCGGCTGCTTGTAAAAAGCGTAGCGGCCGCCCGTGTCCGAGTGGTTGCAGATGTGGCCGGGGTCGTAAGCGTCCATGAACTGGAAAGGCCCGTAATCGATGGTCAGGCCCAAGATACTCATGTTGTCAGTGTTCATCACCCCATGGCAAAAGCCCACTGCCTGCCAGTGTGCCACCATCTCGGCGGTGCGCGCCGTCACTGCGGCCAGTAGCGCCACATAGGGGTTGCCGTTCCAGCGCGCGTCGGTGCGGCACTCGGGGTAGTAGTGGTCGATTACAAAATCGGCCAAGGTTTTCAGCTCGCCGGGCATGCCGTGGTGGCAGAAATGCTCAAAGTGCCCGAAGCGGATAAAGCTCGGGGCCATGCGCGTCACCACCGCGGCTGTTTCTATCGTCTCGCGCCGCACCGGTGCATCGGACCCGGTGACACACAGCGCGCGTGAGGTGGGCACGCCCAGACCATGCATCGCCTCGCTCGCCAGAAACTCGCGAATGCTGCTGCGCAACACAGCACGGCCATCACCCATGCGGGAGAAGGGGGTCAAGCCCGCGCCCTTGAGCTGCACCTCCAAGCCATCGACTTCGCCCAACAGGATCGCTCGGCCGTCGCCCAACTGGCCGGCCCATTGGCCGAACTGGTGGCCGCTGTACACGCTAGCCAAGGGCATGCTGCCGTTCAGCGGGCGGTTGCCGGTCAGTGCCTGCAACACCTCCGGGTCGCGCAGCAAAACCTCATCCCACCCGGCGCTGCGCGCGGCAGCTGCGCTGGTGCCCACCCAATACGGTGCCGGAAGCGGGGTAGGGGAGAGCGGCGCAAAGAACGCGTCTCCCAGCGTGGCAAATCGGTTATTCCAGCGGAGGGGGAGGTCCAGAGCGTCGGGCGCAGGGGGCAAATGGGGCATGGGTGAATTGTCCCGCATATGACTAATTCAGCGTCTCCGAGGGGACTTGCTCGCAGTACTATGTGAGTCGCCGAAATTGCAACAGCTTGTTTCCGGTGTTGGTGTGTTTGTTACAAAAATTTAGACAGAGGTGACTTGATGTTAGGTCTGATGCAAAGCCAGCAGTTGCTGATCTCCACCTTGATTGACTTTGCCGAGCGCCACCATGGCGAAGGCGAAGTGATTTCCCGCCGGGTAGAGGGCGATATCCACCGCACCAATTACAAAGAGGTGGCCGTCCGTTCCCGCAAAGTGGCCAATGCCCTCGATGGCCTGAACCTCGCGTTTAGCGACCGCGTAGCCACATTGGCTTGGAACGGCTACCGCCACTTGGAGCTGTATTTCGGGGTAAGTGGTTCGGGTCGCGTGCTGCACACCCTGAACCCGCGTTTGCACCCCGACCAGATTGTTTGGATCGCCAATCATGCCGAGGACCAGGTGTTGTGTTTCGACATGAGCTTTTTGCCCATCGTGCAAGCCGTGCACAGCCGCTGCACCACCATCAAACATTTCATCGCTCTCTGCGATGCGGACAAGCTGCCCGCCGACTCCGGCATTCCCGATCTGCAAAGCTACGAGGCTTGGATCGGCCAGCAGCCCGCCACCTACACCTGGCCCGAGTTTGACGAAAACTCGGCCTCCAGCATGTGCTACACCAGCGGCACTACCGGCAACCCCAAAGCGGCGCTTTACAGCCACCGCTCCACGATATTGCACGCGTTCTCCGGCGCTTTGCCCGATGCGCTCAACATGAGCGCCCGTGATGCGGTCCTGCCGGTGGTGCCCATGTTTCATGTCAACGCTTGGGGCTTGCCGTATTCGGCTGCCATGACTGGCGCCAAGTTGGTGTTCCCCGGCCCTGCGATGGATGGCAAATCCATTTTTGAGTTGATTGAGTCCGAGAAAGTCAGCTTCGCGGCCGGTGTACCGACCGTGTGGCAAATGATGCTGGGTCATATGCAAGCAGGCGGCCTGCGCTTCTCGACCCTGAAACGGACCGTGATCGGTGGCTCGGCGTGCCCGCCCGCCATGATTACCGCGTTTAACGATGTGTACGGCGTGGAAGTGCTCCATGCCTGGGGCATGACGGAAATGTCGCCCCTGGGCACGGTGTGCACCCTGAAGAACAAGCACCTCGCCATGGACTCCGCCGACAAGATGAAGGTCCGCCTGAAGCAAGGCCGCGGCATTTATGGCGTGGACATGAAGATCGTGGACGGCGAGGGCGCCGAGTTGCCCTGGGATGGCAAAGCCTATGGCGACCTGCTGGTTAAAGGACCGTGGGTCATCAGCGAATACTTCAAGGGCGAGGGCGGTTCACCCTTGGTCGATGGTTGGTTCCCCACCGGCGATGTGGCCACTATCGACTCTGATGGCTTCATGCAAATCACCGACCGCAGCAAGGACGTGATCAAGTCCGGCGGCGAGTGGATCAGCTCTATCGATGTCGAAAACATCGCCATGGCCCACCCCGCTGTGGCGATGGCGGCTTGCATCGGCATGAAGCACCCCAAATGGGACGAGCGCCCCATCATTGCGGTGGTTAAAAAGCCGGGCAGCGAAGTGAGCCGCGATGAGCTCATCGCCTTTTACGACGGCAAGACCGCGAAATGGCAGGTGCCGGACGATGTAGTGTTTGTCGAGGCGATTCCCCTGGGCGGCACCGGCAAAATGCAGAAAACCAAATTGCGGGAGCTGCTCAAGGACTACAAGCTCCCCGGCGCGTAAGCTGGCCTCTCAGCACTCGCTTTTTTAACGCTGAGATTCGGGAAAACCCTTTGTCCCAGCGGTGACAAAGGGGCTTGGTGAGGGGGGTAAAGCTCCTACAATCGAAAAAAAGAACGATCGTTCTATTTTGAGATTAACCTCACCCACGGAGCCTGCATGACCGCCCAGTACCAAGTCCATGGCGATATCGCCGTCATCACCCTGAACAACCCGCCGGTCAACGGCTTGGGCCTTTCCACCCGCCAGGGAATTGCAGACGGCATGGCCCAGGCCAATGCCGATGCCGCGGTCAAAGCCATCGTGATCACCGGCGCCGGCAAGGCGTTTTCCGGCGGTGCGGACATCACCGAATTCGGTAGCCCCAAGGCGCTGCAAGAACCCAACCTGATCAGCGTCATCAAGGTGTTGGAAAACTCTGAAAAGCCAGTGGTCGCGGCGATCCACACCGTGGCCATGGGCGGCGGTTTGGAACTGGCCTTGGGTTGCCACTACCGTATTGCAGCACCCGGCACCAGCATTGCGCTTCCGGAAGTCAAACTCGGCCTCGTTCCCGGTGCCGGCGGCACCCAGCGCCTGCCCCGCGTGCTCGGTGTGGAGCCAGCACTCAACATGATCGTGAGTGGCGAGCCCATCAAGAGCGAAATGCTGGCCATGCTGCCGGGCCAGAAGCTGTTCGACAAGCTTTCCGCTTCCGCCGAAAGCCTGGCTGAAGAAGCCTTGGCCTTCGCCCGCTCGGTGGCAGATGTGCGCCCCCTGCCACTCGTGCGCGACCTGAAGTGCAAACACCCGCAAGGCGATGCGTACTTCCAGTTCGCCCGCAACATGGTCAAGGGCATGAGCAAGAACTTCCCGGCTCCCGCCAAGTGCGTGGATGTGGTGGAAGCCGCTACCAAAAAGAAGTTTGACGAAGGCATGCAGGTCGAGCGCGAGGCCTTCATCAACTTGATGTTTACTGCGGAGAGCAAGTCCCTGCGCCACCTGTTTCTGGCGGAGCGTGCAGCATCCAAAATAGCGGATGTGCCCTCGGATACTGCGCAACGCGCTATCAACTCTGTAGCAGTCATCGGCGCCGGCACCATGGGTGGCGGCATTGCCATGAACTTCTTGAATGCGGGCATCCCCGTCAAGATGCTGGAAATGAAGCAAGAAGCCTTGGACCGCGGCATTGCCACCATCCGCAAGAACTACGAAGCCCAAGTCGTCAAGAAGAAACTCAAGCAAGACAAGTACGAGCAGCGCATGAGCCTGCTGACCACCACCCTGAGCTACGACGACCTCGCCGGCACCGACATGGTGATCGAAGCGGTGTTTGAAGAGATTGGCGTTAAAGAAGCCGTGTTCAAAGAGCTGGACCGCGTGATGAAGCCTGGCGCCATCCTCGCCTCCAACACCTCCACCCTAGACGTCAACAAAATCGCCAGCTTCACCAAACGCCCAGAAGACGTGGTGGGCCTGCACTTCTTCAGCCCTGCCAACGTGATGAAGCTGCTGGAAGTGGTGCGCGGCGAAAAGACCGCCAAAGACGTGATGGCCACCGTCATGTCGGTCGCAAAAAAGATCAAAAAGACGGCAGTGGTGTCTGGCGTGTGCGACGGCTTCATCGGCAACCGCATGATCGAGCAATACGGCCGCCAGGGCGGTTTCCTGCTGGATGAAGGCTGCACACCCGAGCAAGTGGACAAGGCCATGGAGAAATTCGGCATGGCGATGGGCCCCTTCCGCATGGGCGATCTGGCAGGCAACGACATCGGCTGGGCCATCCGCAAGCGCCGTTACACAGAAAAACCAGACATGAAGTACAGCAAAACGGCTGACTTGCTGTGCGAAAAAGGCCGCTTCGGCCAGAAGACCGGTGCCGGCTGGTACGACTATGTGCCCGGCAAGCGCGACGCCATCCCGAATGCGGAAGTGGTAGCCATGATTGAAGAGCACCGCAAGGCGCTGGGCATCACGCCCCGCAAGATTTCGGACGAAGAAATCGTGCAACGCCTGGTGTTCAGCCTGGTGAACGAGGCCGCCCACATTCTGGAAGAGGGCATTGCCGCCAAGGCCAGCGATATCGACATTGTGTACATCTTCGGCTACGGCTTCCCCGCACACCGCGGTGGCCCGATGAACTACGCCGATGAAGTCGGCCTGTTCAACGTGGTGCAAGCCATGAACCGTTTTGCCAAGAACCCTCTGGACGATGCCAAGTTCTGGCAACCCGCGCCGCTGCTGGCCCGTCTGGCCGCTGAAGGCAAAACCTTCAACTGAGCGTTCGCGCCGTTCACACCAATCAAGGAATCACCATGACATCTGCAGTTATTGTTTCTACCGCACGCACCCCTCTGGCCAAGAGCTGGAAGGGCTCCTTCAACATGACCCACGGCGCCACGCTGGGCGGACACGCCGTGGAGCACGCGATTGCGCGTGCCGGCATCGACGCCGCCGAGGTGGACGACGTCATCATGGGCTGTGCCACCCCCGAGGGTGCCACCGGTGCCAACATCGCGCGCCAGGTGGCCCTGCGGGCAGGTTGCCCGGTCACGGTGTCGGGCATGACCATCAACCGCTTTTGCTCTTCCGGCCTGCAAACCATTGCCACCGCGGCGCAACGCATCATCTCCAATGAAGGCGATGTGTATGTCGCGGGTGGTGTGGAAGCCATCTCTTGCGTGCAGCAGGAAATGAACATCCACATGCTCAACGACCCCTGGCTGAGCAAAAACAAGCCCGAGATCTACTGGAACATGTTGCAAACCGCGGAGAACGTGGCCAAGCGCTACAACATCAGCCGCGACGCCATGGACGAATACGGCGCCGCCAGCCAGCAGCGTGCCACTGCCGCACTGGAAGCTGGTTTGTTCAAAGCCGAAATTGCACCGATCACCGTCACCATGGGCGTGGCAGATAAAGTCATGGGCCTGATGACCAAGCAAGTAACTGTGAGCGACGACGAAGGCATTCGCGCCGGCACCACCAAAGAAGGCATCAGCGGACTGCGCTCTGCGTTGCCCGGCGGCCTCATCACTGCGGGCAACGCCAGCCAGTTTTCCGATGGCGGTGGCGCTGCGGTTCTGATGCATGAAAAGCTGGCCGAGCAAAAAGGTTTGCAACCTTTGGGCCGCTTCCTCGGCTTTGCTGTGGCCGGTTGCGAGCCTGACGAAATGGGCATTGGCCCCGTATTCGCCATCCCCAAGGTCTTGAAGCGCCTGGGCCTGACCATGAACGACATCGACCTGTGGGAGCTCAACGAGGCTTTTGCGGTGCAAGTGCTTTATTGCCGCGACAAGCTGGGCATCCCCGCAGACCGCCTCAACGTCAACGGCGGTGCGATCGCGGTGGGCCATCCCTACGGCGTATCCGGCCAGCGCCTGACCGGCCACGCGCTGATAGAAGGCAAGCGCCGCGGCGCCAAGCGCGTCTGCGTCACCATGTGTATCGGCGGCGGCATGGGCGCGGCGGGCGTGTTTGAAGTGCTGTAACCCGCACGACAACATTGGCCATCTGAAACGAGCCGGTCTGCGCACAATCCGCAGTCCGGCTTTTTTATTTTCTTGAGACCTTGTCCATGACCCTGCGCACCACCCTCGACTTCCTGCTCCACGACTGGCTGGACACTACCGGCCTCACCAGCCGCGAGCGCTTTGCGGACCACAACCGCGAAACTTTTGACGCGGTGCTGGACACCTGCGAGCGCATTGCGCGCGAGAAGTACGCGCCGTTCAACCGCCTGGTGGACACGCAGGAGCCGCACTTTGATGGCGACCAGGTCACTTTGCCGCAGGCCACCCACGATGCGTTCAAGGCCTACGCCGAGTCGGGCATGCTGAGCGCGGCGCAGGACTACGACATCGGCGGCATGCAGCTGCCCTACAGCGTGGAGGCCGCGGCCAATGCGTTTTTTGCCTGTGCGTCGGTCAGTATCGGTTCCAGCCTGCTGTCCGTGGGCAATGCCAATTTGCTCATGGCACACGGCACCGAATTGCAAAAGCAGGTGTTCGCCTACAACGAGTTCTCCGGCCGTTGGGCCGGCACCATGTGCCTGAGTGAACCGCAAGCGGGTTCATCCCTGAGTGATGTGGCGACCCGTGCGGTGCCGGACGGCGAGGGCTTTGAGTCTGACCCGCTGGGTGCGCGTTACCGCCTGCGTGGCAACAAGATGTGGATCTCTAGCGGCGAGCACGAACTCACCGAAAACATCGTTCACTTGGTGCTCGCCAAGATTCCGGATGCGGATGGCAAGCTGGTGCCCGGCACCCGCGGCATTTCGCTCTTTATCGTGCCCAAGAAGTTGGTGAACGCCGAGGGCCAGCTCACCGGTGTGCGCAACGACGTGGCGCTCGCCGGCCTGAACCACAAGCTGGGCTGGCGCGGCACCACGAACACACTACTGAACTTTGGCGAGGGCAAGTTCCCCGTCGATGGCCAAGCCGGCGGACCCTTTGGAAACGGCGCAGGCGCCGTGGGCTACCTCGTGGGGCAGCCGGGCAAAGGCCTAGCTTGCATGTTCCACATGATGAATGAGGCCCGCATCGGCGTGGGCATTGCGGCAACCATGTTGGGGATGGCGGGCTACTACGCGTCGCTGGACTACGCCAAAAATCGCCCGCAGGGTCGCCCAATCACCGGTGCCGGCAAGGACGCTGCCGCTCCGCAGACCCGCATCATTGAGCACGCCGATGTGAAGCGCATGCTGCTCACGCAAAAGGCCTATTGCGAAGGCGCATTGGCTTTGGAGCTGTACTGTGCCCGCCTGATTGACGAGCAGCATACCGGCACCGCGCAAGACGCCGAAGATGCCCGCTTGTTGCTAGAAGTGCTCACCCCGATTGCCAAAAGCTGGCCCAGCGAGTGGTGCCTGGAAGCCAACTCCCTGGCCATCCAGGTGCACGGCGGCTATGGCTACACCCGCGACTTCCCGGTGGAGCAATACTGGCGCGACAACCGCCTGAACATGATCCACGAAGGCACCCATGGCATTCAAGCCATGGACCTGCTGGGGCGCAAGGTGCTGATGGAGGAGGGCAAAGGCCTGACACTGCTGAGCCACCGCATCATGGCCACCGTCAACCGCTGCAACGGCATTCCTGCGTTGGCGCCACACGCCAAGGCGCTGGCCCGCGCGTTGCAGGATGTGGGTGTTGCCACCCAGAAGGCCTGGTCTACCGGTGTACCCGGCGAGGCCTTGGCCAATGCAGTGCCCTACATGCAGGCTTTCGGCCACACAGTGCTCGCCTGGATCTGGCTGGACGTGGCCGGTTGCGCGCTGGATAACGACCCGCAACAAGAGACGCTGGAGACACAGGGCCATGTGGGTTGCGCCAAATTCTTCTTCCACTATGAGTTGCCAAAGATAAATGCCTGGCTGGGTGTGGTGCAATCGAGGGATCTGACTTGTGCAACATTCCCCGAAGGAGCTTTCTGATGGCATTTTTTAAAAAATACAACGGCACCACCAACGTCAAATTGGTGCGCATGGAGCGCTTGATCTGGGCGCTGATTTACGGCGGCCTGCTGGCCATGGTGTTGGGCTACTTTATTGACCAACAAGAGGCGCAAGACGCGGCCTTGTTTTACAACCTTGGCGGCTTGGCGGTTGTGGGCGGCGTGGTGATGGTGTTTATCCGCTCCCGCTTGCGCGGCGAATAGGCCAAAGCACCCGTTTCTATCGCTGAGGGGACAGGCTTTTGCGCAGGCTTCTGCGCACAATTCCGTCCATCTTTTTTGCAACTCCGGGCTGACCGCATGACACGCACCATCCAACAACTTTTCGACCTCACTGGCAAGACCGCCTTGATCACCGGAGGCTCCCGCGGCCTGGGCCTGCAACTGGCCCACGCTTTGGGCGAAGCCGGCGCCAAAGTGCTGATCAGCTCGCGCAAAGCGGCAGACCTGGAAGAGGCCTGTGCCGAGCTGCAAGCCGCAGGCATCGACGCGCGTTGGGTGGCTGCCGACTGTGCCAAAGAATCCGAAATCCAGCGCTTGGCCGATGAAACCCTGCAGCGCTTGGGCGATGTGGACATTCTGGTCAACAACGCCGGCGCCTCCTGGGGCGCACCCGCTGAAGACCACCCGTTGGACGCCTGGGACAAGGTGATGAACCTCAATGTGCGTGGCTACTTTTTGCTGAGCCAGATCATCGCCAAGAAGAGCATGATTCCGCGCTTCCAGAGCGCGCAAGCGGCGGGTCAACAGTACGGTGGTCGCATCATCAACCTGGCCTCGATTGCGGGGCTGAACGGCAACCCGCCGGCCATGCAAACCATTGCCTACAACACCTCCAAGGGCGCGGTGATCAACTTCACCCGCGCTTTGGCGGCCGAGTGGGGCAAGTACAACATCACCGTCAACGCGGTGTGCCCGGGCTTTTTCCCCAGCAAGATGACAGCCGGTTTGTTGCAAGCCATGGGTGAAGAGAACCTGGCCGCTGCCGCACCGCTCAAGCGCCTGGGCGACGACGAAGACCTGAAGGGCCTGTGCGTGCTCTACGCATCCGACGCCGGCAAACACATCACCGGCCAATGGCTGGCGGTGGACGGCGGCGTGAGCGTGGTTACCGGTGCATGACCAGCCTCTGGGAAAAAGCGGTGGGCTTCGGCGTTGAGATTCCCTTCGTCACCCACCTCGGCTTCGAGCTCACGGTGTTTGAGGGCGGGCGCTCTGAGATCCTCTACACGCCACGGCCTGAACACCTGAACTCGTTCAACGTCACCCATGGTGGCGCGCAAATGACCCTGCTGGATGTGACGATGGCCACCGCGGCACGTAGTGAGACGCCGGAGTTGGGCGTAGTCACCATTGAGATGAAAACCAGCTTCATGCAACCCGCCGTCGGCGCCCTGACCGCCAAGGGCGAGCTGATGCACCGCACCGCCACTATGGCCTTTACCCAGGCCACGGTGTTTGATGCCAACGGCAAAGCCTGTGCCCACGCCACCGGCACCTTCAAGTACATGAAACGCCTGGCCACCGGCGCACGCAGCGTGAACGCACTGAACGCACCGGGCACCGGCATTGCCACCGACTAGCGCTTTTTGGGCCAAATGGGCCTCTGGCGCCCGTTGAATATGCGCGAGCAGCTATCAAAAGAATAGCGTTTGAGGAGACAGCATGCACAGCGAAACCGATTTCCCGGCGACCCACACGGTGTTCAACCAGGTCGAGCCCTTGGCAGATACCGATCTGCTGGCGGGCAACCGCGCCTTGGAGAGCGCACTGGCTTTTCATACGCCGGGGCTAGACACGACTGCGCTGCAATCTTTGGGCGCGCAAATGGGCAGCCGTGCTATGCAGACCCATGCGCGCCTGGCCAACACCCACCCACCTGTGCTGCACAGCCACGACCGGCTGGGGCGCCGGGTGGACCAGGTGGAGTTCCACCCCAGCTACCACGCGCTGATGGATGCCGCCGCCCAGGCCGGCCTGCATGGCAGCCCCTGGGACCCGGCGGCAGGTGAGGGCGCCCACCTGCGGCGGGCGGCTGCATTCATGCTGTTCACCGAAGCCGAGCCTTCCATCCTGTGCCCCATTTCCATGACCTACGCGGTGCTGCCGGCGCTGCGGGGCAACCCGGCCGTGTTTGAAGCCTGGGCACCGGGCCTGATGGCGCGGGCCTATGACCCCGGGTTCAAGCTCTACCGCCACAAACGCGGCCTGACCATGGGCATGGGCATGACCGAAAAGCAGGGTGGCTCGGATGTGCGGGCCAACACCACGCAGGCCATCCCCGACGGTGAGGATGCGTGGGGCCCGCGCTTCAAGCTGCTGGGGCACAAGTGGTTTTTCTCGGCCCCCATGTGCGACGCCTTTCTGGTGCTGGCGCAAAGCCCGGCGGGCTTGTCCTGCTTTTTTGTGCCGCGCATCCTGCCCGACTTCGCGGATC from the Rhodoferax potami genome contains:
- a CDS encoding foldase protein PrsA translates to MKKHILSSLAVASLMAVSQGAVAQNIAIVNGKAVPTARMEALAQQVARSGRPVTPEMQGQMREEIIAREIFVQEAQARGLDATDDYKNQLDLTRQSILIRELFADFQKKNPVTDEETKAEYDKFASANAGKEYRARHILVEKEDQAKALIAQLKKGAKFEDLAKKNSKDPGSGANGGDLDWANASSYVKEFSDALVALSKGKMTDTPVKTQFGFHIIRLDDLREAQLPKYEDVKPQIAQQLQQQKIAKFQEDLRAKAKVE
- a CDS encoding BolA family protein, producing MSALDPTAHNLEQRLQAKLQPLRLEVIDESYQHAGHVGANDSGVGTHFRVRIASPLFTGLSRVARHRLVYDSLQDFIDQGLHALAIEAEASPSGNTKI
- a CDS encoding septation protein A, with translation MKTLLDFIPILLFFAAYKLHDTFGISKDEAIYFATPVLMAATVAQMAIIYWIDKKLTTMHKITLGMILVFGGITLLLHDKRFIMWKPTVLYAGMAIALAVAVWGMKINFLKSMLGSQLELPDPVWHKLNIAWIGYTLFMAISNGYVAAYFSEDAWANFKLWGYVFPLAFLIGQGLYISPYLKGDSAPEEPPKP
- the msrB gene encoding peptide-methionine (R)-S-oxide reductase MsrB; this encodes MTFPIQKTDVEWKALLAEKGAEPVAFQVTRHAATERPFTGKFEAHWADGSYHCMCCSAKLFDSGTKFDAHCGWPSFSLAIPGAITEITDRSHGMVRVETVCSQCGAHLGHVFPDGPTDTGLRYCMNSASLHFTPK
- a CDS encoding protein adenylyltransferase SelO; translation: MPHLPPAPDALDLPLRWNNRFATLGDAFFAPLSPTPLPAPYWVGTSAAAARSAGWDEVLLRDPEVLQALTGNRPLNGSMPLASVYSGHQFGQWAGQLGDGRAILLGEVDGLEVQLKGAGLTPFSRMGDGRAVLRSSIREFLASEAMHGLGVPTSRALCVTGSDAPVRRETIETAAVVTRMAPSFIRFGHFEHFCHHGMPGELKTLADFVIDHYYPECRTDARWNGNPYVALLAAVTARTAEMVAHWQAVGFCHGVMNTDNMSILGLTIDYGPFQFMDAYDPGHICNHSDTGGRYAFYKQPNVAYWNLFCLGQAMMPLIDEQEHAIAALETFKDLYPQAFARRMAAKLGFTEVQEAQKPVIEGILNLLAADKVDFTIFWRRLSYWGADSAAAADSVRDLFLDRAGFDAWLLSYSELLAQHPRALAADLMLKTNPKYVLRNHLGEQAIQAARQKDFSVVAELLKVLETPHDEHPEFEAWAGFPPDWAAQISISCSS
- a CDS encoding 3-(methylthio)propionyl-CoA ligase, with translation MLGLMQSQQLLISTLIDFAERHHGEGEVISRRVEGDIHRTNYKEVAVRSRKVANALDGLNLAFSDRVATLAWNGYRHLELYFGVSGSGRVLHTLNPRLHPDQIVWIANHAEDQVLCFDMSFLPIVQAVHSRCTTIKHFIALCDADKLPADSGIPDLQSYEAWIGQQPATYTWPEFDENSASSMCYTSGTTGNPKAALYSHRSTILHAFSGALPDALNMSARDAVLPVVPMFHVNAWGLPYSAAMTGAKLVFPGPAMDGKSIFELIESEKVSFAAGVPTVWQMMLGHMQAGGLRFSTLKRTVIGGSACPPAMITAFNDVYGVEVLHAWGMTEMSPLGTVCTLKNKHLAMDSADKMKVRLKQGRGIYGVDMKIVDGEGAELPWDGKAYGDLLVKGPWVISEYFKGEGGSPLVDGWFPTGDVATIDSDGFMQITDRSKDVIKSGGEWISSIDVENIAMAHPAVAMAACIGMKHPKWDERPIIAVVKKPGSEVSRDELIAFYDGKTAKWQVPDDVVFVEAIPLGGTGKMQKTKLRELLKDYKLPGA
- a CDS encoding 3-hydroxyacyl-CoA dehydrogenase NAD-binding domain-containing protein, producing MTAQYQVHGDIAVITLNNPPVNGLGLSTRQGIADGMAQANADAAVKAIVITGAGKAFSGGADITEFGSPKALQEPNLISVIKVLENSEKPVVAAIHTVAMGGGLELALGCHYRIAAPGTSIALPEVKLGLVPGAGGTQRLPRVLGVEPALNMIVSGEPIKSEMLAMLPGQKLFDKLSASAESLAEEALAFARSVADVRPLPLVRDLKCKHPQGDAYFQFARNMVKGMSKNFPAPAKCVDVVEAATKKKFDEGMQVEREAFINLMFTAESKSLRHLFLAERAASKIADVPSDTAQRAINSVAVIGAGTMGGGIAMNFLNAGIPVKMLEMKQEALDRGIATIRKNYEAQVVKKKLKQDKYEQRMSLLTTTLSYDDLAGTDMVIEAVFEEIGVKEAVFKELDRVMKPGAILASNTSTLDVNKIASFTKRPEDVVGLHFFSPANVMKLLEVVRGEKTAKDVMATVMSVAKKIKKTAVVSGVCDGFIGNRMIEQYGRQGGFLLDEGCTPEQVDKAMEKFGMAMGPFRMGDLAGNDIGWAIRKRRYTEKPDMKYSKTADLLCEKGRFGQKTGAGWYDYVPGKRDAIPNAEVVAMIEEHRKALGITPRKISDEEIVQRLVFSLVNEAAHILEEGIAAKASDIDIVYIFGYGFPAHRGGPMNYADEVGLFNVVQAMNRFAKNPLDDAKFWQPAPLLARLAAEGKTFN